In Microbulbifer sp. GL-2, the following are encoded in one genomic region:
- a CDS encoding DUF3014 domain-containing protein: protein MSEHQSRQGWIIGIIVVIVVAAAAYWLWTGEEKKNEVPITKVIEEPQTTPEPETMTQPEVAAPAPEPQEPAPAEEPAREPPPPLNESDKTAYDDLMALAPDNALSRWLVPDEVIRKWVAAANAGSRGELIHKHRPLKTIRGPIIVTGSSMEGYQLSPDNYRRYDQPVRLFALMNTDTAVGLYQYWYPRLSQAWGELGIRNKTFHQIVIEAIDQVLAAPEIEGPIQLVRPSVYYKFADPKLEKLPGIQKLMIRMGPDNATRVKEKLKELKEKLEAMPVQKPETNQAQ, encoded by the coding sequence ATGTCGGAACACCAGTCTAGGCAAGGGTGGATCATCGGAATTATTGTGGTGATTGTCGTCGCCGCAGCAGCCTATTGGTTGTGGACCGGCGAGGAAAAGAAGAATGAAGTTCCCATCACCAAAGTAATCGAAGAGCCCCAAACCACCCCCGAACCGGAAACAATGACACAGCCTGAGGTGGCAGCTCCCGCACCGGAACCCCAGGAACCCGCACCGGCGGAAGAACCTGCCAGGGAACCCCCTCCCCCTCTGAATGAGAGTGATAAGACCGCTTACGACGACTTGATGGCTCTGGCCCCAGACAACGCCCTTTCCCGCTGGCTGGTGCCCGATGAGGTGATTCGCAAGTGGGTCGCCGCTGCCAATGCAGGTTCTCGTGGAGAGTTGATTCACAAGCATCGGCCGCTAAAAACGATTCGCGGCCCGATTATTGTTACTGGCTCATCTATGGAGGGCTACCAATTATCACCCGACAACTATCGCCGGTACGACCAGCCGGTACGATTGTTCGCACTGATGAACACTGATACTGCTGTAGGTCTCTATCAATACTGGTACCCGCGTCTGTCCCAGGCTTGGGGCGAGCTGGGCATTCGTAACAAGACTTTCCACCAGATAGTCATTGAGGCCATTGACCAGGTGTTGGCAGCACCGGAGATAGAGGGCCCCATCCAGCTAGTACGGCCGTCAGTGTATTACAAGTTTGCCGATCCAAAACTGGAGAAACTACCCGGCATTCAAAAACTGATGATCCGTATGGGTCCCGATAACGCCACACGGGTAAAGGAAAAGCTCAAGGAGCTAAAGGAAAAACTGGAGGCCATGCCTGTCCAGAAACCCGAGACAAACCAGGCCCAGTAA
- a CDS encoding alpha-amylase family glycosyl hydrolase: protein MHKLTSFLMAMLIGVAQAAAAIEPVDPFWRNATVYFMLPDRFSNGDTTNDFPYGRKDNAAYLRGFEGGDLRGVIDKIEAGYFSDLGVDAIWMAPVIENIHGFNDSDKRTYAFHGYWPKDWTAVDANFGTEVELAELIDAAHSRGIRVLMDVILNHTGPVTEQDPAWPITWLRDGQQCDWSDYTGNVECAIHANLTDILTESEEAVELPPQLVEKWKREGRLEQEQRELEVFFERTGYPRAPKYYLIKWLTDWVREYGVDGFRVDTVKHVEAEAWATLKKEADLALEEWKAKNPHKKLNDRDFFMVGEVYHFGVNNYGPTVGRAYDYSDKKVDFYQYGFDSLINFDFAQVAGQSHEEIFSSYSSALNNSDLKGLGVLNYLGSHDDHHSFDRERQQTKSSATKLMLAPGAVQIYYGDELARPMIDKRAYGDASMRTNMNWDDLKKPEIRKLLAHWQKLGQFRQAHPAVGAGEHQKLADNPYTFARTLSGEQPVVVALDVPQGKKTISVKGVFADGLELMDYYSGKRTKVKVGKVTLVTDGELLLLSAKLKNK, encoded by the coding sequence ATGCATAAATTGACCAGCTTTTTGATGGCCATGTTGATCGGAGTCGCACAAGCTGCTGCTGCCATCGAGCCGGTAGATCCTTTCTGGCGCAATGCGACTGTTTATTTCATGTTGCCGGATCGTTTCTCTAATGGCGATACGACAAACGATTTTCCCTATGGTCGTAAAGACAATGCTGCCTATTTACGCGGCTTTGAAGGCGGGGACCTACGCGGAGTGATCGATAAAATTGAGGCTGGATATTTTAGTGATCTCGGGGTGGATGCTATCTGGATGGCCCCGGTGATTGAGAATATCCACGGCTTCAACGATTCAGACAAGCGTACCTATGCTTTTCATGGATACTGGCCCAAGGACTGGACCGCTGTAGATGCCAACTTCGGTACTGAGGTCGAGCTGGCAGAGTTGATTGATGCTGCTCATAGTCGTGGTATCCGCGTATTAATGGATGTGATTCTCAATCACACAGGACCTGTTACCGAGCAGGACCCAGCATGGCCCATCACCTGGTTACGTGATGGCCAACAGTGCGACTGGTCGGATTATACCGGTAATGTTGAATGTGCAATTCATGCGAACCTCACCGATATCCTCACCGAGAGTGAGGAGGCTGTGGAGCTGCCGCCGCAACTGGTGGAAAAGTGGAAAAGAGAGGGCCGCCTGGAGCAAGAGCAGCGCGAGTTGGAGGTGTTCTTTGAGCGTACTGGTTATCCTCGCGCGCCCAAGTACTATCTAATCAAATGGTTGACCGACTGGGTGCGCGAGTACGGTGTCGATGGATTCCGCGTAGATACCGTTAAACACGTTGAGGCAGAGGCCTGGGCAACACTGAAAAAAGAGGCAGACCTGGCTCTGGAGGAGTGGAAAGCCAAAAACCCGCACAAGAAACTTAATGATCGTGATTTCTTTATGGTGGGGGAGGTCTACCACTTTGGTGTGAATAATTATGGTCCCACAGTCGGACGCGCCTACGACTATAGCGATAAGAAGGTGGATTTTTATCAGTATGGTTTTGACAGCCTGATTAACTTCGATTTTGCTCAGGTTGCCGGACAGTCTCACGAGGAGATTTTTTCCAGTTATTCGAGCGCGCTGAATAATAGTGACCTGAAAGGGCTTGGGGTGCTTAATTACCTGGGGTCACATGATGATCATCACTCTTTTGATCGCGAACGCCAGCAAACAAAAAGCTCCGCCACCAAATTGATGCTGGCTCCCGGTGCAGTGCAGATTTATTACGGCGATGAGCTGGCACGACCGATGATTGATAAACGTGCTTATGGCGATGCTTCCATGCGTACCAATATGAACTGGGACGACCTGAAAAAGCCTGAGATCCGTAAATTATTGGCCCACTGGCAGAAACTCGGCCAGTTCCGCCAGGCTCATCCGGCAGTCGGTGCCGGTGAACATCAAAAACTTGCAGACAACCCCTATACTTTTGCTCGCACCTTATCGGGTGAACAGCCGGTTGTTGTCGCCCTGGATGTACCCCAGGGAAAGAAAACTATTTCTGTAAAAGGGGTTTTTGCCGATGGCCTCGAGCTGATGGACTACTATTCGGGTAAGCGTACGAAAGTGAAAGTTGGGAAGGTAACTCTTGTTACCGATGGTGAATTGTTGTTGCTTTCAGCCAAGCTGAAGAATAAATAG
- a CDS encoding universal stress protein: protein MEQQSTVFVVVDPNDEKHVALERALTTSRDRNPQPRLAVFVAVDGEAVDTRAVNDHLFRDESWFREQIRDPISAAGLTCEITVCWSSDWQAAIVQESKRCNAEMIYLPVHAKSSRRFTFAESKWRVLKTARCPVVLIRPGAKEERKVVLATVNYQAKTLEQRQLNRQISERATYIAGHYGAELHLVNAYLDSMLYPDRGALAKLADKTGVPTHRIHVKRGYTSDVVEEVAREIDADLVVMGTMNQYGETGSFLRGNTAERVIGQLDVDVMVCNQFTSTDMKGD from the coding sequence ATGGAGCAACAAAGCACCGTATTCGTGGTAGTGGACCCCAACGATGAAAAGCATGTAGCTCTGGAGCGAGCCCTGACCACTTCGCGGGACCGGAATCCCCAACCGCGTTTGGCGGTATTTGTGGCAGTTGATGGCGAGGCCGTAGACACTCGCGCAGTGAACGATCACCTCTTCCGCGACGAGTCCTGGTTCCGCGAACAGATCCGCGATCCCATTTCCGCCGCCGGACTCACCTGTGAAATTACCGTGTGCTGGTCCAGCGACTGGCAAGCTGCCATCGTACAGGAATCCAAACGCTGCAACGCAGAAATGATCTACCTTCCAGTACATGCAAAATCCAGCCGTCGATTTACCTTTGCTGAGTCTAAATGGCGGGTGCTGAAGACCGCGCGTTGCCCGGTGGTACTAATCCGCCCTGGTGCCAAGGAGGAGCGCAAAGTTGTGCTGGCCACCGTGAATTACCAGGCAAAGACTCTGGAACAGCGCCAGTTAAACCGTCAAATCAGTGAACGCGCTACTTATATCGCCGGACACTATGGTGCCGAATTACACCTGGTCAATGCGTACCTGGATTCCATGCTATACCCGGATCGCGGCGCCTTGGCCAAGCTTGCCGATAAGACCGGTGTCCCCACCCATCGTATCCACGTAAAACGCGGCTATACCAGTGATGTGGTTGAAGAAGTGGCCCGAGAAATTGATGCGGACTTGGTGGTGATGGGAACAATGAACCAGTATGGTGAGACCGGTTCATTCTTGCGAGGTAATACCGCCGAGCGCGTTATCGGCCAGCTGGATGTGGATGTGATGGTCTGCAACCAGTTCACCAGCACCGACATGAAAGGCGATTAA
- a CDS encoding alpha amylase C-terminal domain-containing protein: protein MKKNIALRSLLGGAGIVLGALSSSHVSAGTAFVHLFEWSWNDIASECENFLGPKGFDAVQISPPNEHISHSTWWARYQPVTYTNLTSRSGTEQELQSMISRCNAVGVKVYADVVINHTAAWSGGGTGWGGTQWTLLNHPEFSSWDYHSDCTIDNYSDANNVWNCRLSGLPDLNTGSNYVQQTLADYLNKLQGMGVAGFRVDAVKHMSPGDMQGIMSKAGNPWIFSEVIGAAGEASEIQPSNYTFLGHVTEFKYGTDVASNFNGQIKNLASIGESWGLLSSSDAVHFIDNHDRERGHGGGGNLTYHDGAKYNLANVFMLAHPYGYPKIMSGYNFSDTDIGPPSNGPNNCQNGDWVCQHRWGNIANMVGFRNYVDGTSMDNWWDNGNNQIAFGRGNKGFVLINNESSSLRQTLYTGMPAGEYCNVLAGDEECSGDVIEVDSNGFATFNVNANSAAAIHGGQLATPCDNCSGNGFSQLNFRGTANNWGAQAMTLIGDNIWRTTVMFDGGNNQRFKFDISTDWSENYGDNNADGILELGGNDIYTSVAGTYIVEVNDKTLGYSLTCVDCSSHTSNFSSLYFRGTPNGWGAEPMQLVANNIWEIQVNFDGQSQQRFKFDVSGDWSENYGDNNADDILERGGSDIYTSVIGSYKIQVNDQTMTYDLIVD from the coding sequence ATGAAAAAAAATATTGCTCTGAGAAGCTTACTGGGAGGTGCGGGCATTGTGCTTGGTGCATTGTCCAGTAGTCACGTGAGTGCTGGTACTGCCTTTGTGCATTTGTTTGAGTGGAGCTGGAATGATATCGCCAGTGAGTGTGAGAACTTCCTCGGTCCCAAGGGCTTCGATGCGGTGCAGATATCTCCGCCCAATGAGCATATCAGTCACTCAACCTGGTGGGCGCGTTATCAGCCGGTGACATATACAAATCTCACCAGTCGCAGTGGTACTGAGCAGGAGCTGCAAAGCATGATCAGCCGTTGCAATGCAGTGGGTGTTAAAGTTTATGCTGATGTGGTGATTAACCATACTGCCGCCTGGAGTGGCGGTGGTACAGGCTGGGGGGGCACCCAATGGACACTTCTGAACCACCCGGAGTTCTCATCCTGGGATTACCACTCTGATTGCACCATTGATAATTACAGCGATGCAAACAACGTCTGGAATTGTCGCCTCAGCGGCTTACCGGACTTGAATACCGGCTCCAACTATGTCCAGCAAACCCTGGCGGACTATCTGAATAAACTGCAGGGCATGGGGGTGGCAGGATTCCGTGTAGATGCAGTCAAACATATGTCTCCGGGTGATATGCAGGGCATTATGAGTAAGGCCGGCAATCCATGGATTTTCTCAGAAGTGATTGGTGCAGCGGGGGAAGCCTCTGAAATTCAGCCTTCCAACTACACTTTCCTTGGCCATGTAACGGAATTTAAATATGGGACTGATGTCGCCAGTAATTTCAATGGCCAGATTAAAAATCTGGCCAGTATAGGTGAGAGCTGGGGACTACTGTCTTCAAGTGATGCAGTACATTTCATCGATAACCACGACCGGGAACGCGGACATGGTGGTGGTGGTAATCTGACCTATCACGATGGAGCCAAGTACAACCTGGCCAATGTGTTTATGCTGGCACATCCCTATGGTTATCCCAAGATAATGTCTGGATACAACTTTTCCGATACTGATATTGGTCCTCCCAGTAATGGCCCAAATAATTGTCAGAACGGTGACTGGGTCTGCCAGCATCGCTGGGGCAATATCGCCAATATGGTGGGCTTCCGTAACTATGTCGACGGCACCTCTATGGACAACTGGTGGGACAATGGCAATAACCAGATTGCCTTTGGTCGTGGAAATAAGGGCTTTGTGCTGATCAACAATGAGAGCAGTTCTTTAAGGCAAACCCTCTATACCGGTATGCCTGCGGGAGAGTATTGCAATGTGCTGGCTGGCGATGAAGAGTGCAGTGGTGATGTAATTGAGGTTGATAGCAATGGTTTTGCAACATTCAATGTCAATGCCAATTCTGCGGCCGCGATTCATGGCGGCCAATTGGCAACACCCTGTGATAATTGTTCCGGTAATGGGTTTTCACAGTTGAATTTCCGCGGTACGGCCAATAACTGGGGTGCCCAGGCGATGACTCTGATAGGAGATAATATCTGGCGTACTACTGTAATGTTTGATGGCGGTAATAATCAGCGTTTCAAGTTTGATATAAGTACTGACTGGAGTGAGAACTACGGAGACAATAACGCCGATGGTATTCTTGAGTTGGGTGGTAACGATATTTATACCAGTGTGGCTGGTACTTATATCGTCGAGGTGAACGATAAAACACTCGGGTATTCGCTTACCTGTGTCGATTGCAGCAGCCATACTTCAAATTTTTCCTCACTTTACTTCCGTGGAACGCCTAACGGCTGGGGTGCTGAGCCTATGCAGTTAGTAGCAAACAATATTTGGGAAATTCAGGTCAATTTTGATGGCCAATCCCAGCAACGTTTTAAATTTGATGTCAGTGGCGACTGGAGTGAGAACTACGGCGATAATAATGCCGATGATATTCTTGAGCGGGGTGGATCTGATATTTACACCTCTGTTATTGGAAGTTACAAAATACAGGTGAATGATCAGACGATGACTTATGATCTGATAGTAGATTGA
- a CDS encoding alpha-amylase family protein, which yields MKTVHSLFIAKLLAAALFVISGCSQENKSQEIQPAPKMAEEKAVIYQVLPRLFGNTNDTNRSWGTIEENGVGKFSDFTPKALEEIRNLGATHIWYTGALHHALVGDYSEYGISNDDPDVVKGRAGSPYAIKDYYSVNPDLADNPAERLQEFRALVERSHEAGLKVIIDIVPNHVARAYQSQHKPRGVRDFGADDNTQVTYARNNNFYYVVGEDFRVPVAKAGYQPLNGEANPLANGKFAESPAKWTGNGARSAQPAMHDWYETVKINFGIRPDGSKDYTELPQHYAERDYRAHAQFWSNKKVPDTWKKFRDITHYWLDFGVDGFRYDMAGMVPVEFWSYLNSSIKMHNPDTLLLAEIYTPERYRDYLRLGKMDYLYDKVGTYDAIRAVMEDKGSTDKIAEIQANLMDISSHMLRFMENHDEQRIASPQFAGNSQAGKPAMLVSAALSPAPTLVYFGQELGEPASQDAGFGKASRTTIFDYWSVPSVRRWNNQGAFNSDLLTNDEKGLRSFYQRLLNFSTDSPALRGHYMDLHNYNRSQNSDYGEKQFSFARWDKTEKLLVVANFDNVTANFDLLIPEKLIKQWYLKDGNYQLNGQITDEEQQLIILNGQGRIRLALSPFKSHIFKLENMTPY from the coding sequence ATGAAGACAGTACATTCCCTGTTTATTGCCAAACTCCTCGCCGCTGCACTATTCGTTATTAGCGGCTGTAGCCAGGAAAATAAATCCCAAGAGATACAGCCCGCTCCAAAAATGGCCGAAGAAAAAGCGGTTATCTATCAGGTGCTACCACGCCTATTTGGTAACACTAACGATACCAACAGGTCCTGGGGCACAATCGAAGAAAACGGTGTGGGCAAATTTTCTGATTTCACCCCAAAAGCATTAGAAGAAATTCGCAATCTGGGTGCCACCCATATCTGGTACACCGGTGCCCTGCACCACGCACTCGTTGGCGACTACAGCGAGTACGGAATCAGTAACGACGATCCAGACGTGGTCAAAGGCCGCGCTGGATCCCCCTACGCCATTAAGGATTACTACAGCGTAAACCCAGATCTGGCCGATAATCCCGCTGAACGATTACAGGAATTCCGTGCACTGGTGGAACGCAGCCACGAGGCCGGCCTGAAAGTGATTATCGATATAGTGCCCAACCATGTAGCCCGAGCCTATCAATCCCAACACAAGCCACGGGGCGTACGGGACTTCGGTGCCGATGACAACACCCAGGTCACCTACGCCCGCAACAATAATTTCTACTACGTCGTGGGTGAAGACTTTCGCGTGCCTGTAGCCAAAGCTGGCTACCAACCACTCAATGGGGAAGCCAACCCCCTTGCCAATGGGAAGTTTGCAGAGAGCCCAGCCAAGTGGACCGGCAACGGCGCACGCAGCGCACAACCCGCCATGCATGACTGGTACGAGACAGTAAAAATTAACTTCGGTATTCGCCCCGATGGCAGCAAGGATTATACCGAGTTACCCCAACATTATGCCGAACGCGACTACCGCGCCCATGCCCAGTTTTGGTCCAACAAGAAAGTACCTGACACCTGGAAAAAATTCCGCGATATCACCCACTACTGGCTGGACTTCGGCGTAGATGGATTTCGCTACGATATGGCCGGAATGGTACCGGTGGAATTCTGGAGCTACCTGAATTCCTCTATCAAAATGCACAACCCCGATACGCTACTGCTTGCTGAAATCTATACTCCGGAACGCTACCGCGATTACCTGCGCCTTGGGAAAATGGACTATCTCTACGATAAAGTCGGCACCTACGATGCCATTCGCGCGGTAATGGAGGACAAAGGCAGCACTGATAAAATCGCGGAAATTCAAGCAAACCTGATGGATATCTCCTCCCATATGCTGCGTTTTATGGAGAACCACGACGAACAGCGTATCGCCAGTCCGCAGTTCGCTGGTAACTCCCAAGCGGGCAAACCCGCAATGCTGGTTTCCGCCGCGCTCTCCCCTGCCCCCACCCTGGTGTACTTTGGCCAGGAATTAGGGGAACCCGCCAGCCAGGACGCCGGTTTTGGCAAAGCCAGCCGTACCACTATTTTCGACTACTGGTCAGTGCCGAGTGTACGCCGATGGAACAACCAAGGTGCTTTTAATTCAGACTTGCTAACGAATGACGAGAAGGGGTTACGCAGTTTTTACCAACGCCTGCTCAATTTTTCCACAGATAGTCCCGCTCTGCGTGGTCACTATATGGATTTGCATAACTACAACCGCAGCCAAAACTCGGACTATGGGGAAAAGCAATTTTCTTTTGCTCGTTGGGATAAAACTGAAAAACTCTTAGTAGTCGCTAATTTTGATAATGTAACTGCGAATTTCGACTTGCTGATTCCAGAGAAGCTTATTAAACAGTGGTACTTGAAAGACGGCAATTATCAACTGAATGGGCAAATCACCGATGAAGAGCAACAGCTAATTATTCTCAATGGGCAAGGTCGAATAAGGCTGGCTCTTTCCCCCTTTAAAAGCCATATATTTAAGCTTGAAAATATGACCCCCTATTGA
- a CDS encoding TIM-barrel domain-containing protein, whose translation MSAQVLSHSLSNNQLKFRAMIPNLPLLRLVSLACILCLSMLAVASEQRSYQAHNLSNNRLTIKLSDGEVSLNPVGPSALAVHYHREGIKQLQSFAIASGRDNIPKAHLRDEKDRLLFRSGSLSAVIHKSPFRIEYLRGEEQILSEESGFFATETLRGFRFALSPREKLLGGGERVLGMDRRGQRLPLYNRAHYGYTTESNQMYFSLPAVLSSNKYILLFDNSATGTLDLGANEEDILQFEAVAGRTAYIVVAGETYPQLLENYVSTTGKQPLPPRWALGNFASRFGYHSEAEVRATVDKFAEEDFPLDALVLDLYWFGPDIKGHMGNLSWDKEAFPKPEKMMADLKERGINTILVTEPFVLSTSERWQEAVANNALAKNLAGEPKRFDFYFGNTGLIDVFSEDGRDWFWNIYDNLLEQGVSGWWGDLGEPEVHPADTVHAIGMADEVHNTFGHAWAQLLYERQTAKYPERRPFIMMRAGFAGSQRYGMIPWTGDVAREWGGLQPQVELALSMGLLGFGYTHSDLGGFAGGEKFDRELYIRWLQYGVFQPVYRPHAQEHIASEPVFHDRRTRNILREYVKLRYRLMPYNYTLAFENSQTGIPLMRPLFFENESDLSLLDYKDAYLWGQDFLVAPVVEADVDEVAVKLPGGTWFDYWSDKQYTGDQAQIKVDLKTIPVLVRAGAIIPTIGDIQTSRDYSSKKLTLDYYAHESAPNSQRYIYEDDGATAQAFEKGHYEKLHFSAGRNKQGLTFVLKREGEGYTGVPESRTVTLKIHNWQQVPAQLRISGESLPIFDSEKDFNRASHGAWYHKRNQQLWVKFDWHKDRLDLILTNP comes from the coding sequence GTGTCTGCACAGGTCCTGAGCCACTCACTGTCGAATAATCAACTGAAGTTCCGCGCGATGATCCCAAATCTGCCCCTTCTACGTCTTGTCTCTCTCGCCTGCATCCTCTGTTTAAGTATGCTGGCTGTTGCCAGCGAACAGAGAAGCTATCAGGCCCATAACCTGAGCAATAACCGGCTTACCATAAAACTAAGCGATGGAGAGGTCTCCCTTAATCCAGTGGGCCCCTCAGCACTAGCCGTTCACTACCATCGCGAAGGAATCAAGCAACTTCAATCCTTCGCTATTGCCTCCGGCCGGGACAATATCCCCAAAGCACATTTACGGGACGAAAAGGACAGGCTGCTATTCCGTTCAGGCTCCCTGAGTGCAGTCATCCACAAGTCTCCCTTCCGCATAGAGTACCTGCGCGGTGAAGAGCAAATCCTGAGCGAAGAGAGCGGCTTCTTCGCCACCGAGACACTGCGTGGCTTCCGCTTTGCACTGTCACCAAGGGAAAAACTACTGGGCGGTGGCGAGCGGGTACTGGGCATGGACCGTCGCGGCCAGCGACTGCCACTCTACAACCGCGCTCACTACGGCTATACCACCGAATCCAACCAGATGTACTTCTCGCTGCCGGCAGTACTGTCCAGCAACAAATATATTTTGCTGTTCGACAATTCCGCTACCGGTACTCTGGATTTGGGCGCCAACGAAGAAGATATACTGCAGTTTGAAGCCGTCGCCGGACGCACCGCCTATATCGTCGTGGCCGGTGAGACTTATCCACAGCTGCTGGAAAACTATGTGTCGACAACCGGCAAGCAGCCTCTGCCCCCGCGCTGGGCTTTGGGTAACTTTGCCTCCCGTTTTGGCTATCACAGTGAGGCCGAAGTCCGCGCGACCGTGGACAAATTTGCCGAAGAGGATTTCCCCCTGGATGCCCTGGTGTTGGACCTCTACTGGTTTGGCCCGGATATCAAAGGCCATATGGGCAACCTGTCTTGGGATAAAGAAGCCTTCCCCAAGCCAGAGAAAATGATGGCCGACCTCAAAGAGCGCGGTATCAACACCATCCTGGTGACCGAGCCCTTTGTGCTTTCCACCTCCGAACGCTGGCAGGAGGCCGTAGCCAATAATGCCCTGGCAAAAAACCTGGCCGGGGAGCCCAAGCGCTTCGACTTCTATTTCGGCAACACTGGCCTGATCGATGTCTTCTCCGAAGATGGCCGCGACTGGTTCTGGAATATTTACGACAACCTGCTGGAGCAGGGCGTCTCCGGCTGGTGGGGCGACCTGGGCGAACCGGAAGTTCACCCCGCCGATACCGTTCACGCGATCGGTATGGCCGATGAAGTACACAATACCTTTGGCCACGCCTGGGCACAGCTCCTGTATGAACGCCAAACCGCAAAATACCCGGAACGCCGTCCTTTTATTATGATGCGTGCCGGTTTTGCCGGCTCCCAGCGCTACGGCATGATTCCCTGGACCGGCGACGTGGCGCGGGAATGGGGTGGCTTACAACCCCAGGTAGAGTTGGCTTTGAGTATGGGCTTGCTGGGCTTTGGTTACACCCACTCCGATCTGGGTGGCTTTGCCGGCGGCGAGAAATTTGATCGCGAGCTCTATATCCGCTGGTTGCAATACGGCGTATTCCAACCGGTCTATCGCCCCCACGCCCAGGAACATATCGCCTCAGAACCGGTGTTCCACGACCGTCGAACCCGCAATATCCTGCGCGAGTACGTAAAATTGCGCTATCGCCTAATGCCTTACAACTACACCCTTGCCTTCGAAAACAGCCAGACCGGCATACCGCTGATGCGCCCATTGTTTTTTGAAAACGAGAGCGACCTCTCCCTTCTCGATTACAAAGATGCCTACTTGTGGGGTCAGGATTTCCTGGTAGCCCCTGTGGTAGAGGCCGATGTCGATGAAGTGGCAGTAAAGCTACCCGGCGGTACCTGGTTCGATTACTGGAGTGATAAGCAATACACCGGCGACCAGGCCCAGATAAAAGTGGACCTGAAAACCATCCCAGTATTAGTGCGTGCCGGCGCCATTATTCCCACCATCGGCGATATCCAAACCAGCCGTGACTATTCCAGTAAAAAGCTGACCTTGGACTACTACGCCCACGAATCTGCGCCAAATTCCCAGCGTTATATTTATGAAGATGATGGAGCTACAGCGCAGGCTTTTGAAAAGGGTCACTACGAAAAATTACATTTCTCTGCTGGGCGGAATAAACAAGGTTTGACCTTTGTCCTCAAACGAGAAGGCGAGGGCTATACCGGAGTACCGGAATCCCGCACAGTCACATTAAAAATCCACAACTGGCAACAGGTGCCAGCGCAATTGCGGATCAGCGGTGAATCCCTGCCTATTTTCGACAGTGAAAAAGACTTTAACCGGGCCAGTCATGGAGCCTGGTACCACAAGCGCAACCAGCAGTTGTGGGTTAAGTTTGACTGGCATAAAGACCGGCTGGATTTAATCCTCACAAACCCATAG